The proteins below come from a single Hyphomicrobium denitrificans ATCC 51888 genomic window:
- a CDS encoding cytochrome c oxidase subunit 3 — MTLAQTYRETEEQTSEAQTADWGPLNGLPGNPMMWILILGELAVFGALLLGFSVARTLDPATFADAQNHLHRVLGGLNTLVLVTSGFLVAAAIWHRREGRDARLLLLSGMALGLVFIAVKGVEYGDLIAAGIGIETNTFFQLYFLITGFHAAHIILGLIIFAIVYFADSIENLETGAAFWHMLDMVWVLIYPIIYLVR, encoded by the coding sequence ATGACATTGGCGCAGACGTATAGAGAGACGGAGGAGCAAACGTCGGAAGCGCAAACCGCGGATTGGGGACCCCTTAACGGCCTGCCCGGAAATCCCATGATGTGGATCCTGATCCTGGGCGAACTGGCTGTCTTTGGCGCGCTTTTGCTGGGCTTCTCTGTGGCGCGCACGCTTGATCCCGCAACGTTCGCCGACGCGCAAAATCATCTGCATCGCGTGCTCGGCGGTTTGAATACGCTTGTCCTGGTCACGAGCGGATTCCTGGTGGCGGCGGCGATCTGGCACAGACGCGAGGGACGCGATGCCCGCCTGCTCCTGCTCTCTGGGATGGCGCTAGGGCTAGTCTTCATCGCCGTAAAAGGCGTCGAGTACGGTGACCTCATCGCTGCCGGTATAGGCATCGAGACGAACACCTTCTTTCAGTTGTATTTCCTGATCACGGGATTTCACGCAGCCCACATCATCCTCGGGCTGATAATTTTCGCGATCGTCTATTTCGCCGACAGCATCGAGAACCTGGAGACCGGAGCCGCGTTCTGGCACATGCTCGATATGGTCTGGGTGCTGATCTACCCCATCATCTATCTGGTGCGCTGA
- a CDS encoding cbb3-type cytochrome c oxidase subunit I, with amino-acid sequence MKYPTQRVALAYFVCAMVLFGVQIIVGVVAGTVYVLPNFLSDVVPFNILRMIHTNALIVWLLMGFFGCGYYLVPEEAERDIESPMLAYVQLGLLMFGALAAVVGYLFGIHEGREFLEQPLWIKGAIVVVALIYLYNISMTIMKGRKTAIGNVLLLGMWGIAVFWLFAFYNPGNIALDKVYWWYIVHLWVEGVWELVMASILAFLLIKMTGVDREVIEKWLYAIVGLALFSGVLGTGHHYYWIGAPGYWQWIGSIFSTFEVAPFFAMVIFAFTMVWKGRRDHPNKAAMLWSLGCTVGAFFGAGVWGFMHTLSFVNYYSHGTQVTAAHGHLAFFGAYVMLNLAMITYAMPYLRKRAPYNQVLNMWSFWIMTSAMAFMTFTLTFAGVVQVHLQRVLGMNYMEVQDQLALFYWMRLGAGAFVAIACVLFLYSIFGPVREEKPARIDMPLQPAN; translated from the coding sequence ATGAAATATCCTACACAACGGGTCGCTTTGGCCTACTTCGTCTGCGCCATGGTTCTCTTCGGCGTTCAGATCATCGTCGGCGTCGTGGCCGGCACTGTGTACGTCTTGCCGAATTTCCTATCCGACGTCGTTCCCTTCAACATCCTGCGCATGATCCACACCAACGCGCTGATCGTGTGGCTGCTGATGGGCTTTTTCGGCTGCGGCTATTATCTCGTGCCGGAAGAAGCAGAGCGCGACATCGAAAGCCCGATGCTGGCCTACGTGCAGCTCGGTCTGTTGATGTTCGGGGCGCTTGCTGCGGTCGTGGGCTATCTCTTCGGCATTCATGAAGGCCGCGAGTTCCTCGAGCAGCCGCTGTGGATCAAGGGCGCAATCGTCGTGGTGGCGCTGATCTATCTCTACAATATTTCGATGACGATCATGAAAGGCCGCAAGACGGCGATCGGCAACGTGCTGCTGCTCGGCATGTGGGGCATCGCGGTGTTCTGGCTGTTTGCATTCTACAACCCCGGCAACATCGCACTCGACAAAGTCTACTGGTGGTACATCGTGCACCTTTGGGTCGAGGGCGTGTGGGAACTCGTGATGGCGTCCATCCTCGCGTTCCTATTGATCAAGATGACCGGCGTCGATCGCGAGGTGATCGAGAAGTGGCTCTACGCCATCGTTGGTCTGGCGCTGTTCTCGGGCGTGCTCGGCACCGGCCATCACTACTACTGGATCGGTGCGCCGGGATACTGGCAGTGGATCGGCAGCATCTTCTCGACCTTCGAAGTCGCGCCGTTCTTCGCGATGGTGATCTTCGCCTTCACGATGGTATGGAAAGGCCGCCGCGATCATCCGAACAAAGCAGCCATGCTGTGGTCGCTCGGCTGCACGGTCGGCGCATTCTTCGGCGCTGGCGTCTGGGGCTTCATGCACACGCTGTCGTTCGTCAACTACTACAGCCATGGAACGCAGGTTACGGCGGCGCACGGGCATCTCGCGTTCTTCGGCGCCTACGTGATGCTGAACCTCGCCATGATCACCTATGCGATGCCGTATCTCCGCAAGCGCGCGCCGTATAACCAGGTGCTCAACATGTGGAGCTTCTGGATCATGACGTCGGCCATGGCGTTCATGACCTTCACGCTGACGTTCGCGGGCGTCGTCCAGGTCCATCTGCAGCGCGTGCTCGGCATGAACTACATGGAAGTGCAGGATCAGCTGGCGCTGTTCTACTGGATGCGTCTCGGCGCCGGTGCCTTTGTTGCGATTGCCTGCGTGCTGTTCCTCTATTCGATCTTCGGACCGGTACGGGAAGAGAAGCCGGCTCGTATCGACATGCCGCTGCAGCCGGCGAACTAG
- a CDS encoding c-type cytochrome, which yields MSERFTKAAARNIFYGGSIFFFIIFVGLTAQTDYYIRTTSTASAELSDSVRRGKHVWEKNSCINCHTLLGEGAYFAPELGNVWVRYNGLEDPKAAREGLFAWMHSQPSGVEGRRQMPDFKLSDQETNDLIDFLEFTSRVKTQGWPPKASG from the coding sequence ATGAGTGAGAGATTCACTAAGGCGGCTGCCCGCAATATTTTTTACGGGGGGTCAATTTTTTTCTTCATTATTTTCGTCGGTTTGACGGCGCAGACGGACTACTACATCCGAACGACGAGCACCGCGAGCGCTGAGCTTTCCGATAGCGTGCGGCGCGGCAAGCACGTCTGGGAAAAGAACTCCTGCATCAATTGTCACACCTTGCTTGGTGAGGGCGCTTACTTCGCACCCGAGCTTGGAAACGTCTGGGTGCGATACAACGGTCTCGAGGATCCGAAGGCGGCTCGCGAAGGGCTCTTTGCCTGGATGCACTCCCAGCCCAGCGGCGTCGAAGGCCGGCGGCAAATGCCCGACTTCAAGCTGAGCGATCAAGAAACCAATGATCTGATCGATTTCCTGGAATTCACCAGCCGCGTGAAAACGCAAGGCTGGCCGCCAAAGGCTTCAGGCTGA
- a CDS encoding cupredoxin domain-containing protein: MSFPVRLMSLAFLALFSGAAALAEEDQVFTIKFADGKIDPPVVEVPANRRFKLILQNEGTTPVEFESNELRREKVLGAGASSFIVIRRLDPGEYEFFDDFHLDTPPAKLIAREPVSP, encoded by the coding sequence ATGTCATTTCCAGTCCGGCTGATGTCGCTCGCTTTTCTGGCGCTCTTTTCCGGAGCCGCGGCGTTGGCTGAGGAAGACCAGGTCTTCACCATCAAATTCGCGGACGGCAAAATAGATCCGCCCGTCGTCGAGGTCCCGGCCAACCGCCGCTTCAAGCTAATTCTACAGAACGAAGGAACGACGCCTGTCGAGTTCGAAAGCAACGAGTTGCGCCGGGAAAAAGTTCTAGGTGCCGGCGCGTCATCGTTCATTGTCATCCGGCGCCTTGATCCAGGCGAGTACGAGTTCTTCGACGATTTCCATCTCGACACGCCACCCGCCAAGTTGATCGCGCGGGAACCCGTCAGCCCGTGA
- a CDS encoding 4Fe-4S binding protein, protein MTTCTLPERDRAPALAAAQPDVWAHLGDWLQRHQRTIHKTQWTVVAIYLVLLIVPVLRPLPDNAAYIWTNVTRFAQFAFWGIWWPFVILGTALVGRMWCGLLCPEGAITEYASSVGRARATPRWITWAGWPTVAFAITTIYGQMVSVYQYPLPTLLILGGSTVAAAAVGYLYGRNKRVWCRYLCPVSGVFALLAKLAPLHFHVDPEQWRQSQSAGCRPGPVNCAPLVPLKNMRGASACHMCGRCSGFRGAIRLARRSPNNEIVHVAGQTPKPWETILIVFGLMGLVVGAFQWSSSPFLISIKQWAAQNLISANVTWPLDTTAPWWVLTNYPLKNDVLTLLDGALLIAYIFAGALACGGAITLMLALATRSLGSWKAARFHHMAQALIPLAGAGVFLGLSALTVTQLRSDGIMLPYVSEARASILILATLWSATLCWKITGLYSDRTARRIAALAAFCGAMLPANAAWFVLFWVW, encoded by the coding sequence ATGACGACCTGCACGCTACCAGAAAGAGACCGCGCACCCGCTCTCGCCGCCGCGCAGCCGGACGTCTGGGCTCACCTTGGCGACTGGCTCCAGCGTCATCAACGAACCATCCACAAAACGCAATGGACCGTCGTCGCGATCTATCTCGTCCTGCTCATCGTTCCCGTATTGCGTCCCCTGCCCGATAACGCAGCCTACATTTGGACCAACGTCACGCGCTTCGCGCAATTCGCGTTCTGGGGCATCTGGTGGCCGTTCGTGATTTTAGGAACGGCGTTGGTCGGACGCATGTGGTGCGGGTTGCTCTGCCCCGAAGGCGCGATCACCGAATATGCAAGCAGCGTCGGCCGGGCGAGAGCGACGCCGCGCTGGATCACATGGGCCGGTTGGCCAACCGTCGCTTTTGCCATCACCACGATCTACGGCCAGATGGTCAGCGTCTATCAATACCCGCTGCCGACGCTTCTCATTCTCGGCGGATCGACCGTAGCGGCAGCCGCCGTCGGCTATCTCTATGGCCGCAACAAGCGAGTCTGGTGCCGCTACTTGTGCCCCGTCAGCGGCGTGTTCGCGCTTCTGGCCAAGCTCGCGCCTTTGCATTTTCACGTCGATCCGGAACAGTGGCGACAGTCTCAATCGGCAGGCTGCCGGCCCGGTCCGGTGAACTGCGCGCCCCTCGTGCCGCTGAAGAACATGCGGGGCGCATCCGCATGTCATATGTGCGGCCGCTGCAGCGGCTTTCGCGGCGCAATCCGCCTGGCGCGCCGCTCGCCCAATAATGAAATCGTCCACGTGGCGGGCCAAACACCCAAGCCCTGGGAAACGATCCTCATCGTCTTCGGCCTCATGGGTCTCGTCGTCGGCGCGTTCCAGTGGTCATCGAGCCCATTTCTGATTTCGATCAAACAATGGGCCGCGCAGAACTTGATTTCCGCCAACGTGACCTGGCCGCTCGACACCACGGCGCCGTGGTGGGTGTTGACCAATTACCCCTTGAAAAACGACGTGCTGACATTGCTCGATGGAGCGCTGTTGATTGCCTACATCTTCGCAGGCGCGCTCGCATGCGGCGGGGCGATCACGCTGATGCTGGCACTCGCGACGCGGAGCTTGGGCTCCTGGAAAGCGGCCAGATTTCATCACATGGCACAGGCCTTGATCCCGCTCGCCGGCGCCGGAGTCTTTCTCGGACTGTCGGCGCTGACCGTAACGCAGCTCCGTTCCGACGGCATAATGTTGCCCTACGTCAGCGAAGCGCGCGCAAGCATACTGATACTGGCGACGCTATGGTCCGCGACTTTGTGCTGGAAGATCACCGGACTCTATTCCGACCGTACGGCACGCCGAATTGCGGCGCTCGCCGCGTTCTGCGGCGCCATGCTTCCCGCCAACGCCGCATGGTTCGTTCTGTTCTGGGTTTGGTGA
- the hemN gene encoding oxygen-independent coproporphyrinogen III oxidase, protein MQSTLLRAYGEARLPRYTSYPTAPLFSPVVDETVYAGWLSALAPRDPVSLYLHIPYCRSMCWYCGCNTTISARDEPVANYLDVLHREIEMVASQIGRRQRVKYVHFGGGTPTIMKPAQFIGLVHLLRDAFDIVDDAELAIEIDPRTISREMLAAMRGSGINRASIGVQTFDPKVQQSINRIQSVECTSQTVAALRRIGINRINFDLIYGLPNQTVQSCIETVKTALTMKPDRLAVFGYAHVPDVKKHQRLIDVKTLPDSAERVEQTVAIADALVNAGYKQIGLDCFALPDDELGVAQASHRLRRNFQGYTSDDCEALIGFGASAIGKTKQGYVQNETAIGNYSTRVRDGRLATAKGYSLTSEDRGRAAIIERLMCDFEADLPGICSRYGLDHAALTGGNERLSRAIDEGLAQMDGNILRIENDHRYLVRVVAAAFDSYLDRSAQRHSKAV, encoded by the coding sequence TTGCAATCGACACTCCTTCGTGCTTACGGCGAAGCCCGGCTACCGCGCTATACGAGCTATCCGACCGCTCCGCTTTTCTCTCCCGTCGTTGACGAGACGGTCTACGCAGGCTGGCTTTCGGCGCTTGCACCCCGCGACCCGGTCTCGCTTTACCTTCACATCCCCTACTGCCGGTCGATGTGCTGGTACTGCGGTTGCAACACCACGATCAGCGCTCGCGACGAGCCGGTCGCCAACTACCTCGACGTCTTGCATCGCGAGATCGAAATGGTCGCGTCGCAAATCGGGCGCCGCCAGCGCGTGAAATACGTCCATTTCGGCGGCGGCACGCCGACGATCATGAAACCCGCACAGTTCATCGGGCTCGTGCATTTGCTGCGCGACGCATTCGACATCGTGGACGATGCAGAGCTGGCAATTGAAATCGATCCGCGGACCATCTCCCGCGAGATGCTGGCGGCGATGCGCGGCAGCGGAATCAATCGCGCCAGCATCGGCGTGCAGACGTTCGACCCGAAGGTTCAGCAAAGCATCAATCGCATTCAGAGCGTGGAATGCACGTCGCAAACCGTGGCGGCGCTCCGGCGCATTGGCATCAACCGGATCAACTTCGATCTGATCTACGGCTTGCCGAACCAGACTGTTCAGTCCTGCATCGAGACGGTCAAAACGGCCCTCACCATGAAGCCGGACCGCCTCGCGGTCTTCGGCTATGCGCACGTGCCGGACGTCAAGAAGCATCAACGCCTGATCGACGTGAAGACACTGCCCGACAGTGCCGAGCGGGTCGAGCAGACGGTCGCGATCGCTGACGCGCTGGTCAACGCCGGATATAAGCAGATCGGCCTCGACTGTTTCGCGCTTCCCGATGACGAACTCGGCGTGGCTCAGGCATCGCACCGCTTGCGCCGCAATTTCCAGGGCTACACGTCGGATGATTGCGAAGCCCTGATCGGCTTCGGCGCATCCGCGATCGGAAAAACTAAGCAAGGCTATGTTCAAAACGAAACCGCGATCGGCAACTACTCGACGCGTGTTCGCGACGGCCGGCTCGCCACCGCGAAAGGCTATAGCCTGACGTCCGAAGACCGAGGCCGTGCCGCGATCATCGAACGCTTGATGTGCGATTTCGAGGCTGACCTTCCAGGCATCTGCTCCCGATATGGCCTCGACCACGCGGCGCTGACTGGTGGAAACGAAAGGCTCTCGCGCGCCATCGACGAGGGCCTGGCGCAAATGGACGGCAACATCCTCCGGATCGAGAACGATCATCGCTACCTCGTCCGTGTTGTTGCAGCAGCGTTCGATTCCTACCTCGACCGCTCTGCCCAGAGGCACAGCAAGGCAGTCTGA
- a CDS encoding iron transporter: MARRSILPLAMALLGLSAPSVFAAEYPIGSPHKTNGIEVAAVYLQPIEMEPAHIMRAAAESDIHLEADIHALADNKNGFAEGDWIPNLKIEYTLVKVDGGERTSGIFMPMVASDGPHYGDNVKLMGAGKYKLTFTIKSLGAETSDHFGRHVDKETGVGPWAAPFSVDYEFTYAGTGKKGAY; this comes from the coding sequence ATGGCACGACGTTCGATCCTCCCCCTGGCAATGGCATTGCTGGGGCTGAGCGCGCCCTCGGTATTTGCCGCCGAATACCCGATTGGCAGCCCGCACAAGACCAACGGCATCGAAGTCGCTGCCGTCTATCTTCAGCCGATCGAGATGGAGCCTGCGCATATCATGCGTGCCGCAGCCGAATCCGACATCCACCTCGAAGCCGACATCCACGCCTTGGCGGACAACAAGAACGGCTTCGCTGAAGGCGACTGGATTCCCAACCTCAAAATCGAATACACGCTCGTCAAGGTCGACGGTGGCGAACGCACGTCGGGCATATTCATGCCGATGGTGGCGAGCGATGGCCCGCATTACGGCGACAACGTCAAGCTGATGGGCGCGGGAAAATACAAACTGACCTTCACGATCAAATCGCTCGGCGCTGAAACCTCCGATCATTTTGGACGCCACGTCGATAAGGAAACCGGCGTTGGCCCGTGGGCCGCGCCGTTCAGCGTCGACTACGAGTTCACTTACGCCGGCACCGGCAAGAAGGGCGCGTACTGA
- a CDS encoding cytochrome C oxidase subunit IV family protein, protein MATLVKVWIVLVVLTLISMWAGAVQDGAIPILAQVAVVVAVAGVKAWTILQHFLGLRSAPGGWRALFAIYLIALSGAIFAIYTAGTVLASRAHVISGSLQ, encoded by the coding sequence ATGGCGACGTTAGTGAAGGTTTGGATCGTCCTGGTGGTGCTGACCCTGATCTCAATGTGGGCCGGCGCGGTTCAGGACGGCGCGATCCCGATCCTTGCGCAGGTCGCGGTCGTGGTGGCGGTTGCGGGCGTCAAAGCCTGGACGATCCTGCAGCACTTTCTCGGACTTCGAAGCGCGCCCGGCGGCTGGCGTGCGCTATTCGCCATCTATCTCATCGCGCTCTCCGGCGCGATCTTCGCGATCTACACCGCCGGAACTGTTCTGGCCTCTCGCGCCCATGTCATTTCGGGATCATTGCAATGA
- a CDS encoding CbbQ/NirQ/NorQ/GpvN family protein, with the protein MLKSVSTSAKQKDLPFYAPVGSECEIFEHAYRNRLPVLLKGPTGCGKTRFVAYMAARLGRPLYTVACHDDLTAADLTGRYLLKGGDTVWVDGPLTRAVREGAICYLDEVVEARKDVTVVLHPVTDDRRTLPLERTGELLQAPPEFMLVASYNPGYQNVLKTLKPSTRQRFLAMEFGFPTLNTEADIVAHESGLPHERCLPLVRVAQALRGLKGQDIEEGASTRLVVYCATLIRAGVDYDTALRVALIEPLSDDPEIVDGLKRVVQIALG; encoded by the coding sequence ATGTTGAAAAGTGTCAGTACGTCAGCGAAGCAAAAAGACTTGCCGTTCTATGCGCCGGTCGGTTCGGAATGCGAGATTTTCGAACACGCCTATCGCAATCGCCTGCCGGTTTTGCTCAAAGGACCGACGGGCTGCGGCAAGACACGTTTCGTTGCGTATATGGCGGCGCGGCTCGGCCGTCCGCTCTATACGGTGGCATGCCATGATGACCTGACTGCTGCGGATCTGACTGGCCGCTATCTGCTGAAAGGCGGCGACACAGTGTGGGTGGACGGGCCGTTGACGCGGGCCGTCCGCGAGGGCGCAATCTGCTATCTCGATGAGGTTGTGGAAGCGCGCAAGGACGTGACGGTCGTCCTGCATCCGGTAACCGACGACCGTCGCACGTTGCCGCTCGAGCGTACGGGCGAACTGCTGCAGGCGCCACCGGAGTTCATGCTGGTGGCGTCCTACAACCCAGGCTATCAGAACGTGCTCAAGACGCTGAAGCCGAGCACGCGGCAGCGTTTCCTTGCGATGGAATTTGGCTTCCCGACGCTCAATACCGAAGCCGACATCGTTGCGCACGAGAGCGGCCTGCCGCACGAGCGTTGCCTGCCGCTCGTTCGCGTCGCGCAGGCATTGCGCGGCTTGAAAGGACAGGACATTGAGGAAGGCGCATCGACGCGGCTCGTCGTCTATTGCGCGACGCTGATCCGCGCTGGCGTCGACTATGACACCGCTTTGCGCGTGGCGCTGATCGAGCCGCTGTCGGACGATCCCGAAATCGTCGATGGGCTGAAGCGCGTCGTGCAGATCGCGCTCGGGTAG